cctgagccaacgtctgtgccagtcgtcttctattttgtacgtgggtcgctgccatagcatggctgaccagtagtgtaggtctgcgcttgggatccgaacccgcgaacctgggctgccaacgcGGAGTGTGCTGAACCCAACTGCTacatcatggggccggccccattattGTTTCCTTGACCAATTGCTGATGCATTGACCTTTTTCCGTTTTGGTTTCCAAGATGATTCCGGGGTCATTTAGGGGCGTGACATGGGTGAGGGTACCGGGAAGGTGAGCTGATAAGGGATTTTTGTCAgtctattgatttttctctagctCAGCAAGTAAGCCTAAAAAGGGCTGCTGGGCAGTCACCAGCCGTGAGGGGTCTGTGGTGTGAAGCCTTTGAGGTAGACgtgtgggtaggtgggtgggtggctGTAGGGGCCCAGGGTAGGGATGTTTCCTGGGGACCTTTTATGACAAAGTATGCCGTGACCCAACCCTTTCCCTggttggaactggcagatggcTGCAGAATGCTGAACCCCTTGGTGGGGGGGTAGTGGTGAGTGAAGGACCTGGGACAGAATGTTCTGAGGAGTTTGGTCCTATATTCATATTCGTTCTTCTAGCAAACTCAAATTTCTCAAGTGTCTTCTTTGTTTCTTATGGAGATATGGGTTCAGTGGGTTGAAAGTAAACCCAGTTCACATAAGACCTCATCTTCTGTTTCTTAGTAGGACTCTGCCTAATTGAAGCTCAGATATCCTTCCTAGGCTGTTAGATTTTTCGAAatatatttccaaagaaaatcGGTTCATATGACAGACACTGAATAAACATTTACTCTGTGCCCAGTGCTCTCTTAGCTTGCTTCAGGGGTACCGTCTTTCATGGAAGAAGTTCCTTCTTTGATTTTCTCTCAGCCTCACCATTTCTCAGTCCACGGTGGTCTGTGGTATCCTAAAAGCCAAAGGAAAGGCTTCCAATTTGCCCCAGTGTCTCAAAGGTCAGAATGTCAGTTGTCAAGAGCTTCCAGTGGCCAGACTTCAGGCACAAGCCACTGACTGTGTGCTAGCAGAGGttttttagtattaaaaaaaatagatctgaGGCTACAGCCATGACCAAATGGACAAAGTCCCAGCCTTCAGGAACCCACATTCGTGGAGGAGACAACCACCATACCTATGATCTGTCATGTGATGATAAGTTGTATGAGGAGAACTAAAGCTGGGTTAAGGGGTAGAGAGTAAGGGGGGATGTACTGCTTCATACGGGGCCGTCAGGAAAGCCCTCTTGGGCAGAGCTGTGGAGGAGGTGAGCGAGGGAGCATGTGGACACCTGGGTGGGCAGAGGCTCCTGGTCCTTGCTGCTGCCTGTTTACCTACAGTGTGGTTGCTCCCACAGGCGCGTGGTACTCGGCGGGTGCCCTCGTGATTTCCGTGCCCGCCCTTCTGGGCTACCTTCAGGAGGTTTGCCGGGCAAGGCTGCCCGAGTCGGAGCTGATGCGGAGGAAGTACCACAGCGTGAGGCAGGAGGACCTGCAGAGAGTTCGCCTGTCTCGCCccgaggctgtggctgaggtgaAGGCCTTGTGAGTATGGAAGGggccagggaggtgagggacagTCACAGTGACAGCAGCCACCACGCTGAGTGCTTGCTGCAAGCCAGGCATTGTATTAGGCAAACCACAGATGTTATTTCCTTTCATCTTGTTAACAGTTGTGGGaggtagctactattattatcctccgTTTATGGATGACGGAAAAGGCTTACACAGCTAGAAGGTGACCAGGCGGGGGTGAGAATCCAGATCTAGCTGATTTCACAGCTTGTGTTCTTTCCACTAGAGAGAGGGTTTAGGGTCTTGACTAAGCATGTGCTTGCACAAGCCACTGCCTGGGTGCAAATCCCAGCTCTTCCATGTACTTtctgtgtgacactgggcaagttgctcagcctccctgtgcctcaggttcctcatctattaaatgggataataataggcTTACCTCATaggtggttgtgaagattaaacaagtgTCTGGTACCCAggaagtgttcagtaaatgttagtcaTCGTCACTTCACTATGGAGAAACTTCTTAAACATGATAGAGCTGGTACTTCTGAGGACACACCTTACGACTGttgaataaaattaaccataacGGCTTCAGTGGCAGCTGGCACTTACTGAGCCCTCCCCAGACCAGGCTCCCTTGACATACAGCAGGGTTCTCATCCCTCTCTGGGCAGCAGAGGTATCTGCGAAGCTTCAAAAAAACGTTATAAAGAAACGGAGGCCTGGGCCTGCCCCAGAAATTCTGAGTCAGTTATCTGGAGTGGGTatctgtggtttttaaaaaaacctttttactttgaaatgacTTTAAACTTAGAAGAGTTGCAAGaataatataaagaactcttgtgtgccctttacccagatagaacaattattaacattttgccacactggcttcttttttcttcctgaaccatttgaaagtaagttgcaaaCATCATGCCTACTTACAtcaaatacttcagcatgtatttcctaagaatgaggacattctcttacatatcCACAGTCCTGTaatcaaaattaggaaattttACACCGATGACATTAACATTAGTACTGTTATCTAATATATAGTTCATAATCAGATTTTACCAGTTGTattaataaaatcttttatatAAATTCCCCTGATCCAGGATTCAATCTAGAATCATACATTACATTTAGTTTTTATGTCTGTTTAGTTCCCTGTAACAGTTCCTTAGTCTTTGTTTCTCCTGactttgacatttttaaatggaTCAAGCTTAGTCTTTTGTAGAATTTCCCCCAATTTGGGATTGTTTGGTTGCttgtgattagattcaggttgcGCGTTTTTGGCAGGAATATGACAAGTGACATTGTGTCGTTGTCAGTGTGtcacatcaggaggcacatgatgtAAGTCTGTCTCGTTATGGGAGGTAATAACTTTGATTACTTGGGTGAggtttctctgctgtaaaatgactGCTGATGGGTCTTGCCTTCGTCAGTTTATTACTACGATGGTTGCAAAGGTGATTTTCTAATTGTCATCATTAGCTGGCATTCTACTGTAAGAAAGAGCTTTTCCTTCTTGCTTATTATCAATAGGAActcaggatttttattttattcaatgggttataatccattactGTTGCTATTTATTTTGATCTCAAATTGTCCTAGACTTGGCCAGTAGGAGCTCTTTGAACTGGCTCTTGTGTTCTTTCAATATGTCTCCATCATTTTTGAGTTGCTTCCTTACTTGGTGGTACCATGGGATGTTCAGATTCACCTTACACTTTCCCTGCCCTAGCTCTAGAATTTTTTTGAGCCCTTCAGAAACCAGGATCTGGGTGAAGCATGTATTCTTTGCTTCTGGGCGTGCATCTGTTAAAAAAAACCTCTCCAAGTAAGTCTGCCTTATACCCTAGGAGGAGACACATTCCTGCCATTTATCCTCACAGTTCCAGTGTATCTGTGAGGTGGGTACCCTgctcctcattttatagaggaggaaattgCAGCCCTGGAAAAGTTAAGTAGCTGGCCCAACATCAATAGCTAGGAAGAGACCAGAGCAGGAACTTTTGTCCTGTTTCCACCTCAGCAGGGGTTCCAAAAAGGGGACTGAAATGTGTGAATTTTCTCCCGAGCTCTCTGAGCTCTCTTACCTCTCCTGTGGGTTCAGAGAGACTGGCCATCCCTAGCCAGCTGTGCCTGTGAAGTGCTAGGCTCTACTGCCCCAGAGCTATGTCAGGCCGTGTGAATGGGTGGGACAAGGTGTGTGGCTCACAGAAGGCCCCTGTGTCCACAGCTTGATCCAGCTGGAGGCCTTCCTGAGCCGCCTGTGCTGCACCTGTGAAGCCGCCTACCGAGTGCTGCGCTGGGAGAACCCAGCCGTGTCCTCACAGTGAGTGGCCCCTCTGCTCCCACTGCCACTGCCCGGGAGGAATTTGTCACTTGAGCCCCAGGCGGAGCCAGCTGCCTTGAGAAGGCCCCTGCCCCCCTAGCTCGGGAAATAGAGCCTCCCAGGCTCTTGTGTGCATACCAACACGTAGGCTTGCAGGCTTAATGCTCTGCTTTTGTTTAGATGCCTTATTTTAGGtgtggtaaaaatattttaataatagaaaaataactcACCGTGTAATCGCCCACCCTTGTAGAGCAGCTGATCTCCTGTTTGGATTGCCTTGTAGAGTTTGTCACGTGCACATACTCTACAGATGTAGCGCTTCACAGTGTATgtgatattccttttttttttcttttttcacttatcgTTATATCATGAATGGTTTTCTTTGTTGCTGCATAGCTTTTGGAATTATTTGTAATACCACATTAATATAGACGGtgaatatactataatttatgGAACTGTTCTATTATACATTTAGttaatttctactttttattattaaCCCTGTAGTGAACATTTTTATGGGTTTAGCTTTAATCTTTTGAAACTTTTTTCTTATTGGATCAAATGAAATGAATGTTTTTGAAGCTCCTTATAtgtgaataataatgataactaatatttatttagcctTCACCctaggccaggcactgtgctcaacaCTTTCCATGTGTTTCTCACTCTTCATAGTAACCCTATGAGGTGGGCGCTATGTTAATTCTCATTTTACATGTGAAGGAGGTAACACTCAGAGAACCAAGGGACTTGGCTAACGTCACACAGCAATAAGTGGCAGAGTGGGATTCAAATCCAATTCTGTCTTATTCCTGACTCCAGAGTCTAGAGCCTGAGGAGTGATGAATGTTGGACTGGCTGACCAGGCCCCAGCCTCGGCCACCACCGCGGCCTCACCAGTGTCAGTTGTTAGCAACCAGTGACTTGTTGGTAGTTGTCAATCCTTCCTCCTTGCGTTATTTTCCACTTGTTTGATTAGTAGATCTGGTTGGTTTCAGCTGTGCCCAGAGCTGTTTCTCGCCTGGACCCTTATATGGGTATATTCCAAATCAGTTTCCTTCTGATCTTGTGAATTTCTGATCCTGTGGTTCCTCTCTCCGTCCAGGTTCTATGGGGCTCTTCTGGGCACGATTTGCGTGCTGTATCTGCTGCCGCTGTGCTGGGTCCTTGCCCTTTTAAACAGCACACTCTTTCTGGGGAATGTGGAGTTCTTGCGAGGTAAGCCCTGGAGAGCCTGCCGGGGCTGCAGATGGGGCCCAGGCCGGCTTGGAGGGCTAGGTTAGGCTCCCTGGGTTATCTGTCTTTACAGTTGATCATCCGTGTGCTGTGCCTTCCACAAGGGGGCAGCACCACCCTAGAGTCATCCTTCCAAGGGCTCTTATGGgttctgcctctctgagatgtTAGAAGGCTGCTACCGTAGGGGTCCCCCTCCTTGCCCAAGGCAAGTGAATCACTGCTTACAGGATATAGTGGCTTCTGGGAGATGAAGGAGGGTTGTTTTCCCAGTGCTGCCACCCGCCTCCCGGGATGCAGCCACCTGGAGTTGCTGCCACTTCTCTGTGTGATCCCAGAGTACCGGTCTACCATTGGCGTCTATAGCAGTGAGGCAGTCTGGAGAGGCCCTGAGTCACAGCAGCCTGGGCCTGTACATATGTTTGAGTGATGGCTATATTTGTTTTCCTCCCTGTGGTTGAGTAATTAATTACAGAAGCCGTTAACTGATTGAGCACTTAACTACATTTAATCTCTTTATAATAGTCTTATGGGGTAGGTGGTggtatctctgttttgtttatgaGGTTAGGTTGGGTGACTTGTTCAGAGTTAGGAGGGCGATCTTTCCTGCGCAGACAGTGGGGTGCTGGAGGAAGAGGCCAGCCAGCTGCAGAAGTGAGTACCCCCAAAGCACCACTCATTCTGTCCTGTTTCTGCCTCCCACCCCGTTCTCCTTGCCCTGGGTAGTGGTATCGGAGTACAGGGCATCTCTGCAGCGGCGGATGAACCCCAAGCAGGAAGAGAGTGCCTTCGAGAGCCCCCCACCACCTGATGTTGGGGGGAAGGGCACCCTGCCCGACTGCACACCTACACCCACACCCACAGAGGTGAGCGCCCCCACCATCAGGGCAGAGCTTGCTACGGGCAGGTTGCGGGGTCTTCCTGTTACCAGCTTGTTCATACCATATAGCTCCTGGGCGGAGTTCCTGCTTCTTCCCAGCCTTCATCTCCTCTGAAgtgcttaataataataattataatcctAATAGCTACTCTGTGCTTTACTGAGTGCTTGCTCTGCTGTTCCAAGTACTCTATAGATATTAACCCCATGAGGGGTAGGTTATTTCTGAGAAGGAGATTATTCTCATGTGCAGAGGAGAaggctgaggcacagagtggttgcCTGAGGGTGATAAGGCCAAGACTCAGACTGGGCCCTGTGGTTCTGGAGCCCGTGCTCTCAACCACTGTGCTGTCCAGCCACTGTATGTCCATTCGTGGTCTTGGCCCCACCTCCCTGTCCCTGCTCGGTCAGAGAGTACTCTCTTTCCCGTGACTTCTTTCTTGCAGTTGAGCCATTTCCTCTGGGGCAGGAATGGATGTTTTGGGAAACCtggatgctggctcagggcaGGTGGCCTCTATCTCAGGGGGCAGGGCTGCCATCTCTCTCCTTGTGAAATAGAGTCTCTCTTCCCAGGACCTCACGCCGGGCAGTGTGGAGGAGGCCGAGGAGGCTGAGCCCGATGAGGAGTTTAAAGATGCGATTGAGGTGGGTGGCCCTTCCCCAGCTCCCTCTACTGACCAGGTCAGAAGTTGGATGGTCCTGGAGCCAAGTGGCTTCTCGCATTCCAAGTCTGGGTTTTTAAAATTCGCTTATATCCAAATGAGAAGCCAAAACTTGCTCTGAGCTAGAACTCACTGGATGAAAGGGTGCCAATGAACTTCTGCTCATCCTGTCCCTGATCTAGTCATCTGTCCTGGGTGCCAGGGCAGGGATGGCTCTGGAAGCCTCTGAGAAATGCCCTGCTGGGGGAGGCGGATCCTTTACCACCTTGGCTGTAGACTGTGGGCTTGGTCCCTTTGATGTGGGGAAGGCAGATTTGGGGAGGACACTGCCCCGGGTCTCTCACTGCTCTTATACAGAATGAGATCTGAAAGATATCCCTTTGGGGGGCAGGGAGAAGAGTTTGGAGAAAGTGGTACATGGCCAAGTGCTAGGTCAGAGAGAGTTAAATAATCTTGCTGATTTTCAGATGTGGTTCAAACTGGTAGTTTGCAGAAATGTTTTATTTGGCATgcaaatcttaaaaaaattttttttgagcaatatttaaaaatggggaggggccggccccgtggcttagcggtcaagtgcgtgcgctccactgctggcggcccgggtttggatcccgggcgcgtgtcgatgcaccacttctccggccatgctgaggctgcgtcccacatagagcaactagaaggatgtgcagctataacatgcaaccatctactggggctttgggggaaaaaataaataaataaaattataaaaatggggAGATTTCAGTGAAAACTCTGGATTTTCGGTTTCTCTGAAAAATCAGAAGGTCTGGTAGCCCTGAGTCTGCATCAGTGTAGCTGAGGAGTGACTGTCCCCTTTAGAAAAGTCACACAGTCCCCACCAGTCCCCCTTGTCCCCAGTCACTGAGTCCTTCTGGTGGTTGCCGTTTATTGTCACATTTGCGCTATTGTTTTTCTCATAGTAGgaaatcatttctttttatgtttctttgtaaAGTGGGAAATTGCGATATAAGAAATGAGGGTCTTGTGAGTTTCCACCTGGCCTACGATTTACACCCAGTCCCCTTCACTCTCACATCAGCCTCATCCGTGTAGGCATTTACATTTTCTACTGTTGAAAGATTGCTCTGAGACTTGAGTATATGTTTGTAGACCATGAatcttgatggtggtggtggtggtggggaataTATATAACAGAGGCTTTCAGGCATTTTTGTTTATAACTCACAGCAAGGAACACATTTTACGTCTTGACCCAGTTCACACTTGTgtctgtaaaatatataaaacttaactgaaacaaaagtttcCTGAAAAACATATTGTAAgggatattttctttcctttcctgttctATTTAAAATAATGGCCCACTTAATTTCACCCAGTTTGAAAAACAGTAGTACACAGTTTCTCCCAAGCTTATTTGATGTTGGGATCGTTTTATGGGGGCCTCTGTTAACGTCAGCCTTTGGGACGTGCTCAGACAGAACTCAGGGTCTGTGCTTGGGGCCCCCTCCCAGCAGCTTCCTTCTTCttgctatctctctctctcttttctctcctccctcgCACCTTGGGAGGCAGGAGACCCACTTGGCGGTGCTGGTAAGTAGGAGCCTTGGTAAGATGGGCAGGGGCTGGGCGGGGGGAGGTGGCCAAGCCAGCTGTGACGGCGCCTCGTGGGGTCCACTGTGCTGGGGGGCCTCTGCACGCAGGTCCCGGAGCCCTGCCACAGATGGGCAGGACTGGAAGGAGCTGTTCCCACAGGAGGATGACGAGGGTGCCCCGTGCCCAGCAGAGGATGAGCTGGCCCTGCAGGACAATGGGTTCCTGAGCAAGAATGAGGTGCTGCGCAGCAAGGTCTCGCGGCTCACAGAGCGGCTCCGCAAGCGGTACCCTACCAACAACTTCGGTACGGCCAGGGACGGGGAACGGGGTGGGGAGGGGCGCCTGGCCACAGGACTTAAGTCTTGGAATTGTGGGTGCTAGTTTGTGACAAGAGCAAGGGGTACAGCTGTGTTCGTGGGGCCCTGGGAAGATAGCAGACTCACAGCAGGACCCTCT
This genomic stretch from Diceros bicornis minor isolate mBicDic1 chromosome 6, mDicBic1.mat.cur, whole genome shotgun sequence harbors:
- the ZFYVE27 gene encoding protrudin isoform X1 → MQTSERDGCGPEVSPSVMPEASLESPPAPTKSPAFDLFNLVLSYKRLESYLEPLKDAGDGVRYLLRWQTPLCSLLTCLGLNILFLTLNEGAWYSAGALVISVPALLGYLQEVCRARLPESELMRRKYHSVRQEDLQRVRLSRPEAVAEVKAFLIQLEAFLSRLCCTCEAAYRVLRWENPAVSSQFYGALLGTICVLYLLPLCWVLALLNSTLFLGNVEFLRVVSEYRASLQRRMNPKQEESAFESPPPPDVGGKGTLPDCTPTPTPTEDLTPGSVEEAEEAEPDEEFKDAIEEDDEGAPCPAEDELALQDNGFLSKNEVLRSKVSRLTERLRKRYPTNNFGSCMGCATNFSVLKKRRSCSNCGNSFCSRCCSFKVPKSSMGATGMNHCENPGATTLLPLVLNRLKRFPPTAGPSTPATGAHEDAGWLSGLCSGMLLFLSTCAVALFYMVLDFRAQLYP
- the ZFYVE27 gene encoding protrudin isoform X2; the protein is MQTSERDGCGPEVSPSVMPEASLESPPAPTKSPAFDLFNLVLSYKRLESYLEPLKDAGDGVRYLLRWQTPLCSLLTCLGLNILFLTLNEGAWYSAGALVISVPALLGYLQEVCRARLPESELMRRKYHSVRQEDLQRVRLSRPEAVAEVKAFLIQLEAFLSRLCCTCEAAYRVLRWENPAVSSQFYGALLGTICVLYLLPLCWVLALLNSTLFLGNVEFLRVVSEYRASLQRRMNPKQEESAFESPPPPDVGGKGTLPDCTPTPTPTEDLTPGSVEEAEEAEPDEEFKDAIEEDDEGAPCPAEDELALQDNGFLSKNEVLRSKVSRLTERLRKRYPTNNFGSCMGCATNFSVLKKRRSCSNCGNSFCSRCCSFKVPKSSMGATVEKSEVIEELAQGHTAGNLPDGSDSTTHILSTGRAASPSSVWDFIITLQ
- the ZFYVE27 gene encoding protrudin isoform X7, translating into MQTSERDGCGPEVSPSVMPEASLESPPAPTKSPAFDLFNLVLSYKRLESYLEPLKDAGDGVRYLLRWQTPLCSLLTCLGLNILFLTLNEGAWYSAGALVISVPALLGYLQEVCRARLPESELMRRKYHSVRQEDLQRVRLSRPEAVAEVKAFLIQLEAFLSRLCCTCEAAYRVLRWENPAVSSQFYGALLGTICVLYLLPLCWVLALLNSTLFLGNVEFLRVVSEYRASLQRRMNPKQEESAFESPPPPDVGGKGTLPDCTPTPTPTEDLTPGSVEEAEEAEPDEEFKDAIEEDDEGAPCPAEDELALQDNGFLSKNEVLRSKVSRLTERLRKRYPTNNFGSCMGCATNFSVLKKRRSCSNCGNSFCSRCCSFKVPKSSMGATGR
- the ZFYVE27 gene encoding protrudin isoform X6, which codes for MQTSERDGCGPEVSPSVMPEASLESPPAPTKSPAFDLFNLVLSYKRLESYLEPLKDAGDGVRYLLRWQTPLCSLLTCLGLNILFLTLNEGAWYSAGALVISVPALLGYLQEVCRARLPESELMRRKYHSVRQEDLQRVRLSRPEAVAEVKAFLIQLEAFLSRLCCTCEAAYRVLRWENPAVSSQFYGALLGTICVLYLLPLCWVLALLNSTLFLGNVEFLRVVSEYRASLQRRMNPKQEESAFESPPPPDVGGKGTLPDCTPTPTPTEDLTPGSVEEAEEAEPDEEFKDAIEEDDEGAPCPAEDELALQDNGFLSKNEVLRSKVSRLTERLRKRYPTNNFGSCMGCATNFSVLKKRRSCSNCGNSFCSRCCSFKVPKSSMGATDLEITEEEGREK
- the ZFYVE27 gene encoding protrudin isoform X5 gives rise to the protein MQTSERDGCGPEVSPSVMPEASLESPPAPTKSPAFDLFNLVLSYKRLESYLEPLKDAGDGVRYLLRWQTPLCSLLTCLGLNILFLTLNEGAWYSAGALVISVPALLGYLQEVCRARLPESELMRRKYHSVRQEDLQRVRLSRPEAVAEVKAFLIQLEAFLSRLCCTCEAAYRVLRWENPAVSSQFYGALLGTICVLYLLPLCWVLALLNSTLFLGNVEFLRVVSEYRASLQRRMNPKQEESAFESPPPPDVGGKGTLPDCTPTPTPTEDLTPGSVEEAEEAEPDEEFKDAIEEDDEGAPCPAEDELALQDNGFLSKNEVLRSKVSRLTERLRKRYPTNNFGSCMGCATNFSVLKKRRSCSNCGNSFCSRCCSFKVPKSSMGATEDLEITEEEGREK
- the ZFYVE27 gene encoding protrudin isoform X8, encoding MQTSERDGCGPEVSPSVMPEASLESPPAPTKSPAFDLFNLVLSYKRLESYLEPLKDAGDGVRYLLRWQTPLCSLLTCLGLNILFLTLNEGAWYSAGALVISVPALLGYLQEVCRARLPESELMRRKYHSVRQEDLQRVRLSRPEAVAEVKALFYGALLGTICVLYLLPLCWVLALLNSTLFLGNVEFLRVVSEYRASLQRRMNPKQEESAFESPPPPDVGGKGTLPDCTPTPTPTEDLTPGSVEEAEEAEPDEEFKDAIEEDDEGAPCPAEDELALQDNGFLSKNEVLRSKVSRLTERLRKRYPTNNFGSCMGCATNFSVLKKRRSCSNCGNSFCSRCCSFKVPKSSMGATAPEAQRETVFVCASCNQTLSK
- the ZFYVE27 gene encoding protrudin isoform X3; amino-acid sequence: MQTSERDGCGPEVSPSVMPEASLESPPAPTKSPAFDLFNLVLSYKRLESYLEPLKDAGDGVRYLLRWQTPLCSLLTCLGLNILFLTLNEGAWYSAGALVISVPALLGYLQEVCRARLPESELMRRKYHSVRQEDLQRVRLSRPEAVAEVKALFYGALLGTICVLYLLPLCWVLALLNSTLFLGNVEFLRVVSEYRASLQRRMNPKQEESAFESPPPPDVGGKGTLPDCTPTPTPTEDLTPGSVEEAEEAEPDEEFKDAIEEDDEGAPCPAEDELALQDNGFLSKNEVLRSKVSRLTERLRKRYPTNNFGSCMGCATNFSVLKKRRSCSNCGNSFCSRCCSFKVPKSSMGATGMNHCENPGATTLLPLVLNRLKRFPPTAGPSTPATGAHEDAGWLSGLCSGMLLFLSTCAVALFYMVLDFRAQLYP
- the ZFYVE27 gene encoding protrudin isoform X4, translated to MQTSERDGCGPEVSPSVMPEASLESPPAPTKSPAFDLFNLVLSYKRLESYLEPLKDAGDGVRYLLRWQTPLCSLLTCLGLNILFLTLNEGAWYSAGALVISVPALLGYLQEVCRARLPESELMRRKYHSVRQEDLQRVRLSRPEAVAEVKAFLIQLEAFLSRLCCTCEAAYRVLRWENPAVSSQFYGALLGTICVLYLLPLCWVLALLNSTLFLGNVEFLRVVSEYRASLQRRMNPKQEESAFESPPPPDVGGKGTLPDCTPTPTPTEDLTPGSVEEAEEAEPDEEFKDAIEEDDEGAPCPAEDELALQDNGFLSKNEVLRSKVSRLTERLRKRYPTNNFGSCMGCATNFSVLKKRRSCSNCGNSFCSRCCSFKVPKSSMGATAPEAQRETVFVCASCNQTLSK